Proteins from a genomic interval of Sugiyamaella lignohabitans strain CBS 10342 chromosome C, complete sequence:
- the TOF1 gene encoding Tof1p (Subunit of a replication-pausing checkpoint complex; Tof1p-Mrc1p-Csm3p acts at the stalled replication fork to promote sister chromatid cohesion after DNA damage, facilitating gap repair of damaged DNA; interacts with the MCM helicase; relocalizes to the cytosol in response to hypoxia; GO_component: GO:0005829 - cytosol [Evidence IDA] [PMID 22932476]; GO_component: GO:0000228 - nuclear chromosome [Evidence IPI] [PMID 12944972]; GO_component: GO:0043596 - nuclear replication fork [Evidence IDA] [PMID 16103218]; GO_component: GO:0005634 - nucleus [Evidence IEA,IEA]; GO_component: GO:0005634 - nucleus [Evidence IDA] [PMID 22932476]; GO_component: GO:0031298 - replication fork protection complex [Evidence IDA] [PMID 16531994]; GO_function: GO:0003674 - molecular_function [Evidence ND]; GO_process: GO:0006281 - DNA repair [Evidence IEA]; GO_process: GO:0006281 - DNA repair [Evidence IGI,IMP] [PMID 16219777]; GO_process: GO:0006260 - DNA replication [Evidence IMP] [PMID 16137625]; GO_process: GO:0000076 - DNA replication checkpoint [Evidence IMP,IPI] [PMID 12944972]; GO_process: GO:0007049 - cell cycle [Evidence IEA]; GO_process: GO:0006974 - cellular response to DNA damage stimulus [Evidence IEA]; GO_process: GO:0043570 - maintenance of DNA repeat elements [Evidence IMP] [PMID 18321795]; GO_process: GO:0007126 - meiotic nuclear division [Evidence IEA]; GO_process: GO:0007064 - mitotic sister chromatid cohesion [Evidence IGI,IMP] [PMID 14742714]; GO_process: GO:0007064 - mitotic sister chromatid cohesion [Evidence IGI,IMP] [PMID 17483413]; GO_process: GO:0008156 - negative regulation of DNA replication [Evidence IEA]; GO_process: GO:0043111 - replication fork arrest [Evidence IMP] [PMID 16103218]; GO_process: GO:0043111 - replication fork arrest [Evidence IMP] [PMID 16418273]; GO_process: GO:0043111 - replication fork arrest [Evidence IMP] [PMID 17652453]; GO_process: GO:0048478 - replication fork protection [Evidence IMP] [PMID 16418273]; GO_process: GO:0048478 - replication fork protection [Evidence IMP] [PMID 18632578]) yields MRESFEKGEFQNEDVCYASILCYKQVLLTIKDMDRSASEEDREIADNMKTRLFYEEATLNMLASIPRTASNKNAAYIKDCIELMHIVLKMLESFSKQHTAHFVRSRRRQRKKKAAAEDDMDDIVDENEDEESKRVTHERKFEFARFEAKLINEPTVDTYKTFLQNYQELSDREIMWAVAYFHRTFVKREAHALFFSLDFMKLLQDMTSSSTSGLSHDTIARKEVEKFLSYYMAKFEEAVERTPSLYVELLFSKMPDTWYYFDHGYDKPKDSKVSRTAAVWVFKSSFGLDAERKVAIVVAALLDEEKSNLIEWLIGRIGEIKTKRSQDGNAAINEILAIDKDHTKWVTKEGKFRLLLELIGFTLEDSGKCIVPSSLSLEDLERSEKWLKRYLFTPVTLDDDMVAADYLRRKKPNESVEDHSDYSGPEENDNAEQEMNGFIAGDDEDADDEDLAARFADPRFNALPEDERLAKAITAEKDRARKKLFQKDGKEKKKKRRLDNGGRKAKKDHNSQLEKEHEKQRKIKSSAFVHDSDDESDEEREREFFQSEQKLRELISKANSGQAEEGDALQRFSQSQRSSIRTQTPQPSFQQVQSQSEDPSSDTNSMSESEPENSSESQTDPVSFAEEENDEDLSVKKRRKIVIDDEEE; encoded by the coding sequence ATGAGAGAGAGCTTTGAAAAGGGCGAGTTTCAAAATGAAGATGTTTGCTATGCAAGTATCCTGTGCTACAAACAAGTTTTATTGACAATAAAGGATATGGACAGGTCTGcttcagaagaagacagaGAGATTGCTGATAATATGAAAACAAGATTGTTTTATGAAGAGGCAACTCTCAACATGCTCGCTTCCATTCCCCGAACTGCCAGCAACAAGAATGCCGCATACATCAAGGATTGTATTGAACTAATGCACATTGTTCTTAAGATGCTTGAATCGTTTTCTAAGCAACACACTGCTCACTTTGTTCGAAGCAGGCGCAGACAgcgaaagaagaaggctgctGCAGAAGACGACATGGAtgatattgttgatgaaaatgaagacgaagaatCCAAGAGAGTCACCCACGAACGAAAATTCGAATTCGCTCGTTTCGAGGCAAAGCTTATTAATGAGCCTACGGTAGACACTTATAAAACATTTTTACAGAATTACCAAGAGCTTTCAGACCGAGAAATCATGTGGGCTGTGGCTTATTTCCATCGTACCTTTGTCAAGCGAGAGGCCCATGCGCTGTTTTTCAGTCTAGATTTTATGAAGCTGCTACAAGACATGACAAGTTCTTCTACTAGTGGATTGTCGCACGATACTATAGCTCGCAAAGAGGTAGAAAAGTTTTTATCGTATTACATGGCCAAGTTCGAGGAAGCGGTCGAAAGAACTCCATCTCTATATGTGGAATTACTATTTTCTAAAATGCCTGATACCTGGTATTACTTCGATCACGGTTACGATAAACCTAAGGATTCGAAGGTTTCGAGGACGGCAGCTGTCTGGGTATTCAAATCATCGTTTGGTCTAGATGCCGAACGTAAGGTCGCCATTGTAGTTGCTGCTTTGCTAGACGAAGAAAAGTCTAATTTAATAGAGTGGTTGATTGGACGAATTGGTGAAATCAAAACTAAGCGCAGTCAAGATGGCAATGCCGCTATCAATGAAATACTTGCTATCGATAAAGATCATACCAAATGGGTTACTAAAGAAGGAAAATTCAGGTTGCTTTTGGAGCTTATTGGTTTTACTCTGGAAGACAGCGGCAAGTGCATAGTCCCCTCTAGCTTAAGCTTGGAAGATCTGGAACGTTCAGAAAAGTGGTTGAAGAGATATCTCTTCACACCAGTTACATTAGATGACGATATGGTTGCAGCTGACTATCTTCGTCGTAAAAAACCAAATGAAAGTGTTGAGGATCACAGCGATTACAGCGGTCCTGAGGAGAATGATAATGCTGAACAAGAGATGAATGGTTTCATTGCCggagatgacgaggatgctgatgacgaggatttGGCGGCAAGATTTGCTGATCCCCGGTTTAATGCTCTACCAGAAGACGAACGACTTGCAAAGGCTATTACAGCTGAAAAGGATAGAGCAAGAAAGAAACTGTTCCAGAAAGATggcaaagaaaagaaaaagaaacgtAGACTGGACAATGGTGGAAGAAAGGCAAAGAAAGATCATAACAGCCAGCTGGAAAAGGAACATGAGAAGCAACGGAAAATTAAGAGTAGTGCATTCGTTCATGATTCAGACGATGAAAGTGATGAAGAGCGTGAGCGTGAATTTTTCCAGTCTGAACAGAAACTTCGTGAATTGATTAGCAAGGCTAATAGTGGACAAGCTGAAGAAGGGGATGCATTGCAGCGTTTCAGTCAATCTCAAAGATCCTCGATCCGGACACAAACTCCACAACCTTCATTTCAACAAGTCCAATCGCAATCAGAAGACCCTAGTTCCGACACTAATAGCATGTCTGAAAGTGAACCAGAAAATTCATCTGAATCGCAAACTGACCCTGTATCTTTcgcagaagaagaaaacgatGAGGATCTGAGCGTCAAGAAGCGACGGAAAATAGTCAttgatgacgaagaggaaTAA
- the TOF1 gene encoding Tof1p (Subunit of a replication-pausing checkpoint complex; Tof1p-Mrc1p-Csm3p acts at the stalled replication fork to promote sister chromatid cohesion after DNA damage, facilitating gap repair of damaged DNA; interacts with the MCM helicase; relocalizes to the cytosol in response to hypoxia; GO_component: GO:0005829 - cytosol [Evidence IDA] [PMID 22932476]; GO_component: GO:0000228 - nuclear chromosome [Evidence IPI] [PMID 12944972]; GO_component: GO:0043596 - nuclear replication fork [Evidence IDA] [PMID 16103218]; GO_component: GO:0005634 - nucleus [Evidence IEA,IEA]; GO_component: GO:0005634 - nucleus [Evidence IDA] [PMID 22932476]; GO_component: GO:0031298 - replication fork protection complex [Evidence IDA] [PMID 16531994]; GO_function: GO:0003674 - molecular_function [Evidence ND]; GO_process: GO:0006281 - DNA repair [Evidence IEA]; GO_process: GO:0006281 - DNA repair [Evidence IGI,IMP] [PMID 16219777]; GO_process: GO:0006260 - DNA replication [Evidence IMP] [PMID 16137625]; GO_process: GO:0000076 - DNA replication checkpoint [Evidence IMP,IPI] [PMID 12944972]; GO_process: GO:0007049 - cell cycle [Evidence IEA]; GO_process: GO:0006974 - cellular response to DNA damage stimulus [Evidence IEA]; GO_process: GO:0043570 - maintenance of DNA repeat elements [Evidence IMP] [PMID 18321795]; GO_process: GO:0007126 - meiotic nuclear division [Evidence IEA]; GO_process: GO:0007064 - mitotic sister chromatid cohesion [Evidence IGI,IMP] [PMID 14742714]; GO_process: GO:0007064 - mitotic sister chromatid cohesion [Evidence IGI,IMP] [PMID 17483413]; GO_process: GO:0008156 - negative regulation of DNA replication [Evidence IEA]; GO_process: GO:0043111 - replication fork arrest [Evidence IMP] [PMID 16103218]; GO_process: GO:0043111 - replication fork arrest [Evidence IMP] [PMID 16418273]; GO_process: GO:0043111 - replication fork arrest [Evidence IMP] [PMID 17652453]; GO_process: GO:0048478 - replication fork protection [Evidence IMP] [PMID 16418273]; GO_process: GO:0048478 - replication fork protection [Evidence IMP] [PMID 18632578]): MDFFEDDAYGLGGVDPEIKAHITNLVSALGGPDFTDPFKVYKLGDDALACLRDLKRWLKGYDERLDRWDIARALSETKLVPFDLIEILTLWEERSQSKTNPPTKNMDRIALACLELLVPLTWPLELNKLTSTTNHYRHAPHLELARARYKRAVLNHPKKLVFRAIIRLAIPSLKLSKIDRTPRDNGIIKLVVFFIRNILSIEAETTSASAKTFAEWESFGDDISRTTTINCFNKQRVLDFIITLGAGIGHNFEVQDTGVLESVFYLLHNIPVSDIIAPPPGSVQPVKKRGDLSDLLAREKDIRRDIQRHAPSRHNRFGTMISMDIMEKGRLSVSGQGGLWDTSATLDKVDTSKKWHKRAARVSEYGVSKATIDPGWSII; this comes from the coding sequence atggatttttttgaagatgatgccTATGGATTGGGTGGGGTAGATCCGGAAATTAAAGCCCATATTACGAATCTTGTATCAGCTCTTGGTGGTCCAGATTTCACAGACCCGTTCAAAGTTTATAAACTTGGAGATGACGCATTGGCTTGTTTAAGAGATTTGAAACGATGGCTAAAGGGCTATGATGAACGATTGGATCGTTGGGATATCGCTAGAGCCCTCTCTGAAACTAAATTGGTGCCATTTGATTTAATCGAGATTTTAACTCTATGGGAAGAACGGTCTCAAAGTAAAACGAACCCACCTACTAAGAACATGGATAGAATAGCTTTAGCATGTCTTGAGTTATTAGTACCTTTGACTTGGCCTCTTGAACTGAATAAACTGACTTCTACTACTAATCATTATCGCCATGCGCCACATTTAGAATTGGCTAGGGCCAGATACAAACGGGCTGTTTTGAATCATCCAAAGAAATTGGTGTTCCGCGCGATAATAAGATTGGCTATACCCAGTTTGAAATTGTCAAAAATCGACCGCACACCGCGTGATAATGGTATTATTAAATTAGTGGTATTTTTTATTCGAAATATTCTTTCAATTGAGGCTGAGACTACTAGTGCTTCTGCCAAAACCTTTGCAGAATGGGAAAGTTTTGGGGATGATATTTCACGAACCACTacaatcaattgcttcAATAAACAGAGGGTCCTAgatttcatcatcactTTAGGAGCTGGTATAGGTCACAATTTTGAAGTTCAAGATACAGGAGTACTAGAATCGGTATtctatcttcttcataataTTCCTGTTAGCGATATAATTGCACCACCTCCAGGAAGTGTGCAACCCGTTAAGAAGAGAGGCGATCTTAGTGATCTATTagcaagagaaaaagatatACGAAGAGATATTCAAAGACATGCGCCAAGTCGTCACAACCGTTTTGGTACGATGATTTCAATGGATATCATGGAAAAAGGTAGACTCTCTGTGTCTGGTCAAGGTGGTCTCTGGGATACATCTGCGACTCTGGACAAGGTCGACACTAGCAAGAAATGGCATAAGCGAGCAGCTAGAGTCAGCGAATATGGAGTGAGTAAAGCTACTATTGACCCAGGTTGGAGCATAATCTGA
- the MDE1 gene encoding methylthioribulose 1-phosphate dehydratase MDE1 (5'-methylthioribulose-1-phosphate dehydratase; acts in the methionine salvage pathway; potential Smt3p sumoylation substrate; expression downregulated by caspofungin and deletion mutant is caspofungin resistant; GO_component: GO:0005737 - cytoplasm [Evidence IEA,IEA,IEA]; GO_component: GO:0005737 - cytoplasm [Evidence IDA] [PMID 14562095]; GO_function: GO:0016829 - lyase activity [Evidence IEA]; GO_function: GO:0046872 - metal ion binding [Evidence IEA,IEA]; GO_function: GO:0046570 - methylthioribulose 1-phosphate dehydratase activity [Evidence IEA,IEA]; GO_function: GO:0046570 - methylthioribulose 1-phosphate dehydratase activity [Evidence IMP] [PMID 18625006]; GO_function: GO:0008270 - zinc ion binding [Evidence IEA]; GO_process: GO:0019284 - L-methionine biosynthetic process from S-adenosylmethionine [Evidence IEA]; GO_process: GO:0019509 - L-methionine salvage from methylthioadenosine [Evidence IEA,IEA]; GO_process: GO:0019509 - L-methionine salvage from methylthioadenosine [Evidence IMP] [PMID 18625006]; GO_process: GO:0008652 - cellular amino acid biosynthetic process [Evidence IEA]; GO_process: GO:0009086 - methionine biosynthetic process [Evidence IEA]) — translation MKPEDMFVMDLKTKEYVRKPQSYKPSACTPLFLAAYTMRNAGACIHTHSQSAVMATLLYDKEFRIANIEQIKGIPKVVEAGNLSFFDTLVIPIIENTAEEEDLTPDLSKALVEYPGATAVLVRRHGIYVWGPTVTKAKIINECIHYLLDLAIEMRKFNIDPAGTIGSEKHAHK, via the coding sequence ATGAAACCTGAAGATATGTTTGTAATGGatttgaaaacaaaagaatatGTCCGCAAACCGCAATCATATAAACCATCAGCATGCACTCCACTGTTCTTAGCAGCCTATACAATGCGAAATGCTGGTGCCTGTATTCATACACATTCACAGTCGGCGGTAATGGCAACTCTTTTATATGACAAAGAATTCCGCATTGCTAATATCGAGCAGATCAAGGGTATTCCAAAGGTTGTCGAAGCCGGCAATCTAAGCTTTTTTGACACTTTGGTCATTCCTATTATAGAAAATACAGccgaggaagaagatttgACTCCTGATTTGTCTAAAGCTCTAGTTGAATATCCTGGTGCAACTGCTGTATTGGTACGTCGACATGGTATTTACGTTTGGGGACCAACTGTAACCAAGGCCAAAATTATTAATGAATGTATTCACTATCTCCTTGATCTGGCTATTGAGATGAGAAAATTCAACATTGACCCTGCTGGAACAATTGGCTCTGAGAAACACGCTCACAAATAG
- the MDE1 gene encoding methylthioribulose 1-phosphate dehydratase MDE1 (5'-methylthioribulose-1-phosphate dehydratase; acts in the methionine salvage pathway; potential Smt3p sumoylation substrate; expression downregulated by caspofungin and deletion mutant is caspofungin resistant; GO_component: GO:0005737 - cytoplasm [Evidence IEA,IEA,IEA]; GO_component: GO:0005737 - cytoplasm [Evidence IDA] [PMID 14562095]; GO_function: GO:0016829 - lyase activity [Evidence IEA]; GO_function: GO:0046872 - metal ion binding [Evidence IEA,IEA]; GO_function: GO:0046570 - methylthioribulose 1-phosphate dehydratase activity [Evidence IEA,IEA]; GO_function: GO:0046570 - methylthioribulose 1-phosphate dehydratase activity [Evidence IMP] [PMID 18625006]; GO_function: GO:0008270 - zinc ion binding [Evidence IEA]; GO_process: GO:0019284 - L-methionine biosynthetic process from S-adenosylmethionine [Evidence IEA]; GO_process: GO:0019509 - L-methionine salvage from methylthioadenosine [Evidence IEA,IEA]; GO_process: GO:0019509 - L-methionine salvage from methylthioadenosine [Evidence IMP] [PMID 18625006]; GO_process: GO:0008652 - cellular amino acid biosynthetic process [Evidence IEA]; GO_process: GO:0009086 - methionine biosynthetic process [Evidence IEA]), producing the protein MSVDEATEKYISSDEGHPAAQISSLCRLFYEFDWVPGTGGGMSIRQGDLVYLAPSGVEKEVCFFKFNN; encoded by the coding sequence ATGAGTGTAGACGAAGCGACAGAAAAGTATATCAGTTCTGATGAGGGCCATCCAGCAGCTCAGATTTCGAGTCTTTGTCGATTATTTTATGAGTTTGACTGGGTTCCAGGCACAGGCGGTGGTATGAGCATTCGTCAGGGTGACTTGGTTTACCTGGCTCCATCTGGTGTTGAGAAAGAAGTAtgttttttcaaattcaacaatTGA